From Bacillus basilensis, a single genomic window includes:
- a CDS encoding ABC transporter ATP-binding protein, whose product MKSFRELLQYLKPYMFFAIIGPLFMVLEVAMDLIQPTIMQHIIDVGIANRDMNYVIKMGLLMIGAAALGLVGGLGCMMYSTKAAVNFATDIRKDVFAKIETFSSENRDSFGTGKLLTIVTNDVTSIQSAMTMTLRVLVRGPLLFIGSIIIVFVTARELFPILLVVVPILLLAIIFIASKASGTFKKVQEALDKVNTKLQENLSGVRVIKAYVRQKYEITQFGKVNTNLTKINIRAVQLISLMMPIIMLVVSGGIVATLWIGGEKVFNGTLQVGAILAFINYLNIILMSLMSISMVFMQIARAFPSADRVQQILNTEVDIMSETNALVPKQIEGHIDFKNVSYSYTKNNEYVLKDISFRICKGEKVGIIGSTGSGKSTLAKLLPRLYDVDQGEICIDGINVKAYDLQKLRGSIGFVPQKALLFSGSIEENLRYGKEDATSDELEVAASSACATEFINKLEDSYQYHLTQGATNLSGGQKQRVSIARALVRKPSILVLDDSTSAVDAKSETNIQSSLRTEYKGTTTLLIASKISSIIDADKILVLDNGELVGDGTHEELLEQCEVYQEIYLSQGGNLHKEGGKEHA is encoded by the coding sequence ATTTATGGTACTTGAGGTTGCGATGGACTTAATTCAACCGACTATTATGCAACATATTATTGATGTTGGGATAGCAAATCGGGATATGAATTATGTAATAAAAATGGGGCTTCTAATGATAGGAGCAGCAGCACTCGGTCTAGTTGGAGGACTTGGGTGCATGATGTATTCTACAAAAGCAGCTGTTAATTTCGCTACAGACATACGAAAAGATGTATTTGCGAAAATCGAAACATTCTCTAGTGAAAATCGTGATTCATTTGGAACTGGGAAATTATTAACGATTGTGACAAATGATGTTACTTCTATTCAATCGGCGATGACGATGACATTACGTGTTCTTGTTCGTGGTCCTTTGTTGTTTATCGGAAGTATCATAATTGTTTTTGTAACAGCGCGTGAGTTATTTCCTATATTACTTGTAGTTGTTCCAATTTTATTACTTGCGATTATATTTATTGCAAGTAAAGCAAGCGGGACATTCAAAAAAGTGCAAGAAGCATTAGATAAAGTGAATACAAAGTTACAAGAAAATTTATCTGGTGTCCGTGTTATTAAAGCGTATGTAAGACAAAAATATGAAATCACTCAGTTTGGAAAAGTGAATACAAACTTAACGAAGATAAATATTCGGGCGGTTCAGCTTATTTCCTTAATGATGCCAATTATAATGTTGGTTGTAAGCGGGGGGATTGTCGCAACATTATGGATTGGTGGAGAAAAAGTATTTAACGGTACTCTTCAAGTAGGAGCTATATTAGCGTTTATAAACTATTTGAATATTATTTTAATGTCACTTATGTCTATAAGTATGGTATTTATGCAAATCGCGCGAGCATTTCCGTCTGCGGATCGTGTACAGCAAATTTTAAATACTGAGGTTGATATTATGAGCGAAACAAATGCGCTTGTACCTAAGCAAATCGAGGGACATATTGACTTTAAAAACGTTAGTTATAGTTATACGAAAAATAATGAATATGTTTTAAAAGATATTTCATTTCGCATATGTAAAGGTGAAAAAGTAGGGATTATCGGTTCTACTGGAAGTGGTAAATCTACTTTAGCAAAACTATTACCGCGCTTATACGATGTTGATCAAGGTGAAATATGTATTGATGGAATAAATGTTAAGGCATACGATTTACAAAAACTGCGTGGTTCAATAGGTTTTGTACCTCAAAAGGCATTGTTGTTTTCAGGTAGTATAGAAGAGAACTTACGTTATGGTAAAGAAGATGCAACAAGTGACGAACTGGAGGTAGCGGCTTCATCAGCTTGTGCGACTGAGTTTATTAACAAGCTGGAAGATTCTTATCAATATCATTTAACACAAGGTGCGACAAATTTATCAGGTGGACAAAAACAGCGTGTATCAATTGCAAGGGCGCTTGTGAGAAAGCCATCTATTCTTGTATTAGATGATTCTACATCAGCAGTTGATGCCAAATCAGAAACTAACATTCAATCATCATTAAGAACAGAATATAAAGGAACAACAACATTATTAATTGCCTCTAAAATCTCATCAATAATAGATGCTGATAAAATTCTCGTTTTAGATAACGGTGAATTAGTTGGTGATGGTACACATGAAGAACTGTTAGAACAATGTGAGGTATATCAAGAAATTTATCTTTCCCAAGGTGGCAATTTACATAAAGAAGGTGGGAAAGAACATGCGTAA
- a CDS encoding ABC transporter ATP-binding protein, whose translation MRNFQGQFANKGGRKAPKMGKANNTKGTVMRVWNYMGYQKAALTFVIFLVFITTLLGLLGPYLMGVIIDQYIVPKDLNGTARMCMLLIAIYGITVFLTWLQTFVMVNVALKTIQKIRQDIFEKIQTLSLRFFDVRSQGDLMSRVTNDIDNLNQALTQSVVQIISSALTFIGVTIAMFALDWILAIVTLITVPIMFFVTKKLVAYSGKNFAKRQKDLGELNGFIEEAITGADVTTLYGKEKETVQNFNKINEQLRVSATKADTFSAFIFPSMNFINNLGMGLVIGTGSVMVLNGMTTVGVIAAFINYSRQFSRPLSQFATLMNTIQAAVAGGERVFEIMDEVPEIQNKKDASVVQNLQGHVALENVSFGYEENKAVLKEVSLKAKPGETIALVGPTGSGKTTIINLLTRFYDIQQGQIHIDGKNIKDYDINSLRSKIGVVLQDTYLFAGTIIDNIRYGRLNASDEEVINAAKAASAHSFIKHLPYQYETKIASEGSNLSQGQKQLLAIARAILADADILILDEATSNIDTRTELQIQEGLNNLMRGRTSFVIAHRLKTIEKADQILVIKDGSIMERGNHESLMKDRGFYFDLYTSQFKI comes from the coding sequence ATGCGTAATTTTCAAGGGCAATTTGCTAATAAAGGTGGACGTAAAGCGCCTAAGATGGGGAAAGCTAATAATACGAAAGGAACTGTAATGCGAGTATGGAACTATATGGGGTATCAAAAGGCTGCTCTTACGTTCGTTATATTTTTAGTATTTATTACGACATTACTTGGGTTATTAGGTCCTTACTTAATGGGAGTAATTATAGATCAATATATTGTACCTAAAGATTTAAATGGTACAGCAAGAATGTGCATGTTACTTATCGCAATTTATGGTATTACAGTGTTTTTAACTTGGTTACAAACATTTGTCATGGTTAACGTTGCATTAAAAACCATACAAAAAATACGACAAGATATTTTTGAGAAAATCCAAACGCTTTCTTTACGGTTCTTTGATGTACGTTCTCAAGGAGATTTAATGAGTCGTGTGACCAATGATATAGATAATTTGAATCAAGCGTTGACACAAAGTGTTGTACAAATTATTTCATCAGCATTAACCTTTATAGGTGTAACGATTGCGATGTTCGCATTAGATTGGATTTTAGCAATTGTTACTTTAATTACAGTACCTATTATGTTTTTTGTTACAAAAAAACTAGTTGCTTATAGTGGTAAAAACTTTGCAAAGCGTCAAAAAGATTTAGGAGAATTAAATGGTTTTATTGAGGAAGCTATAACAGGAGCGGATGTTACAACGTTATACGGGAAAGAAAAAGAAACTGTACAAAATTTCAATAAGATTAATGAACAACTAAGAGTTTCAGCTACGAAGGCGGATACATTTTCAGCTTTTATTTTTCCGAGTATGAACTTTATAAACAACTTAGGTATGGGACTTGTAATTGGTACTGGATCAGTAATGGTTTTAAATGGAATGACTACAGTAGGTGTCATTGCGGCTTTTATTAATTATTCTCGTCAATTCTCAAGACCGCTCAGTCAATTCGCAACATTAATGAATACGATTCAAGCGGCAGTTGCTGGTGGAGAACGAGTCTTTGAAATTATGGATGAAGTACCGGAGATTCAAAATAAAAAAGATGCATCCGTTGTACAAAATTTACAAGGGCATGTTGCACTCGAAAATGTTTCATTTGGTTATGAGGAAAATAAGGCGGTTTTAAAAGAAGTGAGTCTTAAGGCGAAGCCAGGGGAGACAATTGCTTTAGTTGGTCCAACTGGATCGGGCAAAACAACAATCATTAATTTGCTGACGCGCTTTTACGATATTCAGCAAGGACAAATTCATATCGATGGAAAAAATATTAAAGATTATGATATTAATTCGTTGCGAAGTAAAATAGGAGTAGTTTTACAAGATACGTATTTATTTGCTGGGACGATTATAGATAATATCCGTTATGGTCGATTAAATGCTAGTGATGAAGAAGTAATTAATGCAGCAAAGGCAGCATCTGCACATTCTTTCATAAAGCATTTACCTTATCAATATGAAACAAAAATTGCTTCAGAAGGATCGAATTTAAGTCAAGGACAGAAACAACTTCTTGCGATTGCGAGGGCAATTTTAGCAGATGCAGATATATTAATTCTCGACGAAGCGACATCTAATATTGATACGAGAACAGAATTACAAATTCAAGAAGGACTAAACAATTTAATGAGAGGTCGAACAAGTTTTGTAATCGCTCATCGACTGAAAACGATTGAAAAAGCAGATCAAATTCTTGTTATAAAAGATGGAAGTATTATGGAAAGAGGGAATCATGAATCTCTTATGAAAGATAGAGGATTTTACTTTGATTTGTATACGAGTCAGTTTAAAATTTAA
- a CDS encoding sulfotransferase family 2 domain-containing protein — MSFANIIKYRRVPHFNSNFPLILFWSQKSGCTSLTHWFFYQINLFKQAIKYDSFIHNYENEIYKNSSDYFIELAAALYSKEKDTYKLVRNPYTRAVSSFFSLIAPPYIENPAWESVRSFYYGNSICSKPISFKIYLYYLKSQMTDLEQVDPHLTPQYVPGEEAFVTNYIYLENFSTEIVRLEQTYQLKTAPLHILTKSWHHQKDRAIFRGNFADADITDPLFPRLPTYDSFYDHETIQLVQDIFNKDFSTYKYPLTL; from the coding sequence ATGTCTTTTGCAAATATTATTAAATACAGGCGCGTTCCCCACTTCAATTCTAACTTCCCTTTAATTTTATTTTGGAGCCAGAAAAGTGGTTGTACTTCTCTTACACATTGGTTTTTTTATCAAATTAATTTATTTAAGCAAGCCATAAAATACGATTCTTTCATCCATAATTACGAAAATGAAATATACAAAAACTCCTCAGACTACTTTATTGAATTAGCTGCAGCTTTATATTCAAAAGAAAAAGATACCTATAAGTTAGTAAGAAACCCGTATACAAGAGCTGTAAGTTCATTCTTCTCATTAATCGCTCCTCCATACATAGAAAACCCAGCATGGGAGTCCGTTCGGAGTTTTTATTATGGTAACAGCATTTGTAGTAAGCCTATTTCATTTAAAATCTATCTCTATTACTTAAAATCACAAATGACAGATTTAGAACAAGTAGATCCACATTTGACACCACAGTATGTACCCGGTGAAGAAGCGTTTGTTACAAATTATATCTACCTTGAAAATTTCTCTACCGAAATTGTACGTCTAGAACAAACATATCAATTAAAAACTGCTCCTTTACACATACTAACCAAATCATGGCATCATCAGAAGGACAGGGCGATTTTTAGAGGTAATTTTGCAGATGCTGATATTACCGATCCTTTATTCCCACGCCTCCCAACATACGATAGTTTTTATGATCATGAAACTATCCAATTAGTACAAGATATTTTTAATAAAGATTTCAGCACGTACAAATACCCATTAACCCTTTAA
- a CDS encoding N-acetylmuramoyl-L-alanine amidase yields MARYSLHAGHNSIVQGANYGNRKEHIMDRQVKDAVVAKLRALGHTVYDDTDEVGTTQAQNLNNIVSKTNSHDVDLVVSFHLNSYDTKANGVEVLYYDQQALSAKIAAQLSKDIGWSNRGAKERKDLYVLANTKAPAILIELGFIDNEADMAKWNPDKIANSIVYALTGQSGGTTPPSQKNIIQSGAFSPYETPDVMGALTSLKMTANFILQSDGLTYFISEPTSDAQLKGMTDYLDRKGWWYEVK; encoded by the coding sequence ATGGCTAGATATAGTTTACATGCAGGTCACAATAGTATTGTACAGGGTGCGAATTATGGAAATCGGAAAGAACACATTATGGATCGTCAAGTTAAGGATGCAGTTGTTGCTAAACTAAGAGCATTAGGACATACAGTTTATGATGATACGGATGAAGTAGGGACAACACAAGCACAAAATTTAAATAACATTGTATCAAAAACAAATTCACATGATGTAGACTTAGTAGTTTCATTTCACTTAAACTCATACGATACGAAAGCAAATGGTGTTGAAGTACTTTACTATGATCAACAAGCTTTATCAGCAAAGATAGCAGCACAACTTTCAAAAGATATTGGCTGGTCAAATCGTGGTGCAAAGGAACGTAAAGACCTTTATGTGTTAGCGAATACGAAAGCACCTGCAATCTTAATTGAACTTGGATTTATCGATAATGAAGCAGATATGGCAAAATGGAATCCAGATAAGATTGCAAATTCAATTGTTTATGCATTAACTGGGCAATCAGGTGGGACAACTCCGCCATCCCAAAAAAATATCATTCAATCAGGAGCATTTTCACCGTATGAAACACCTGATGTAATGGGGGCATTAACGTCCCTAAAAATGACAGCTAACTTCATCTTACAATCTGATGGTCTAACATATTTTATATCTGAACCAACTTCAGATGCGCAACTTAAAGGAATGACGGATTACCTTGATCGTAAAGGCTGGTGGTATGAAGTTAAGTAA
- a CDS encoding LysE family transporter has translation MPIFSFLLFVFISSFTPGPNNFLAMTYANQHGLKRSIQFCFGVAFGFFILTSLCSFFNIVLINILPIIDFPLKILGVAYMLYLAFKILTSKTSTDPDEKYNKNLFTVGIFLQFVNPKGILFGLTVVSTFILPYYTSYSSYLLFSLFLGVVGLMSTFSWSLFGSMFQKLLLKHTKSFNIIMAVLLVFSAISIVVN, from the coding sequence ATGCCTATCTTTTCTTTTTTGTTATTTGTTTTTATAAGTAGCTTCACACCCGGACCTAACAATTTTTTAGCTATGACATACGCCAATCAACATGGTTTAAAAAGGAGTATTCAATTTTGCTTCGGAGTAGCTTTCGGATTTTTCATCCTCACTTCCTTGTGTAGCTTCTTTAATATTGTACTAATCAATATTCTACCCATAATCGATTTCCCTTTAAAAATTTTAGGTGTAGCATACATGCTATATTTAGCTTTTAAAATACTAACTAGTAAAACTAGTACAGATCCCGATGAAAAATATAATAAAAATTTATTTACAGTGGGGATTTTTCTTCAGTTTGTTAACCCTAAAGGGATACTATTCGGACTAACTGTAGTATCAACTTTTATTCTTCCTTACTACACTTCATATTCAAGTTATCTACTTTTTTCATTATTTCTCGGTGTAGTCGGGTTAATGAGTACATTTAGTTGGAGCTTATTTGGTTCCATGTTCCAAAAACTTTTATTAAAACATACTAAATCATTTAACATCATTATGGCCGTTTTATTAGTTTTTAGTGCTATTTCAATTGTAGTCAATTAA
- a CDS encoding helix-turn-helix domain-containing protein codes for MLFIIHNGRYIVYSVGVFLMEEIQFILAKNLKTIREKEKLSLEKVSQLTGVSKTMIGQIERGESSPTLTTIWKIANGLKVSFTSLINNPQPDTKVVLRNDIQVLSEDNGRYKVYPSFPFQDDRNFEIYTVEIEAEGKLSSEGHKEGAEEFITVFEGELTIEINDCQYKLNSGDAIRFKADRPHSYHNFGRTLTRLSMTIYYSAS; via the coding sequence GTGCTCTTTATTATACATAACGGTCGTTATATTGTATATAGTGTAGGAGTGTTTCTTATGGAAGAAATTCAATTTATTCTGGCGAAAAATTTAAAGACAATACGAGAGAAGGAAAAATTAAGTTTAGAAAAGGTTTCCCAATTAACAGGTGTGAGTAAAACGATGATAGGACAAATTGAACGAGGAGAGTCAAGTCCAACATTAACAACGATATGGAAAATTGCTAATGGTTTGAAAGTGTCTTTTACTTCTTTAATCAATAATCCGCAACCGGATACGAAAGTTGTTTTACGAAATGATATTCAAGTATTATCAGAAGACAATGGGAGATATAAAGTGTATCCTTCTTTTCCTTTCCAAGATGATAGGAACTTTGAAATCTATACGGTTGAAATTGAGGCAGAAGGAAAACTAAGTTCGGAAGGCCATAAAGAAGGGGCCGAAGAATTTATAACAGTGTTTGAAGGGGAATTGACAATTGAAATAAATGATTGTCAATATAAATTAAATAGTGGGGATGCAATTCGCTTTAAGGCGGATAGACCGCATTCTTATCATAATTTTGGAAGAACGCTAACAAGGTTAAGTATGACCATTTATTATTCAGCTTCATAA
- a CDS encoding collagen-like triple helix repeat-containing protein, producing the protein MIYIQDKNEKMKKELFSLALEIILPYRLTGPTGPTGNTGPTGITGPSGITGPTGITGPIITTNSMFANNTLGGPMSVILGGTNIPLSNNQSLGNVTVNASNDIFTIPVTGRYYLTYQVNTTTSLLAGTRLLLNSSTPLPRSIFSPAISTSNYNNNLISNLIAGNTISLQLFGVLSVVNLVGGGSTDASLTIIRID; encoded by the coding sequence GTGATTTATATTCAAGATAAGAATGAAAAAATGAAAAAAGAACTATTTTCCCTGGCTCTTGAAATTATTCTCCCTTACAGGCTTACAGGTCCTACTGGTCCTACAGGTAATACTGGGCCCACAGGTATTACTGGACCTTCTGGCATTACTGGACCCACAGGCATTACTGGACCTATTATTACTACAAACTCTATGTTTGCCAATAATACATTAGGTGGTCCCATGTCAGTCATATTAGGTGGAACTAATATTCCACTTTCTAATAACCAAAGTCTCGGTAATGTTACAGTGAACGCTTCAAATGATATATTTACAATTCCTGTTACTGGAAGATATTATTTAACCTATCAAGTTAATACAACAACTTCTTTACTTGCTGGTACAAGGCTACTATTAAACTCTTCAACTCCACTTCCCAGATCTATTTTTTCACCTGCAATATCAACTTCAAATTATAATAATAATTTAATAAGCAATTTAATTGCTGGTAATACAATTTCACTTCAACTATTCGGCGTATTATCCGTAGTTAATTTAGTTGGAGGCGGTTCTACAGATGCCTCTTTAACAATTATACGAATTGATTAA